A section of the Castanea sativa cultivar Marrone di Chiusa Pesio chromosome 12, ASM4071231v1 genome encodes:
- the LOC142620201 gene encoding uncharacterized protein LOC142620201 produces MDRSQSLNAPPIFNGSNCAFWKVHMRAFLCSIDESIETGWTRPEVAKSTSNKAALATANANSKVLNAIFCGVSPDEFHRISHVTIAKEAWQILETTYEGTKKVKDTKLQMLTTHFEELKISEDESFNPFYGKLNEVVIGKFNLGEKTEDSKIVRKILQSLPESFRAKVTAIEKSKDLDEIKI; encoded by the coding sequence ATGGATAGGTCTCAATCCCTAAATGCACCTCCCATCTTTAATGGGAGTAATTGCGCTTTTTGGAAAGTGCATATGCGTGCATTCTTGTGTTCTATTGATGAGAGTATTGAGACCGGATGGACTAGGCCGGAGGTTGCCAAATCCACTTCTAATAAGGCAGCCCTTGCAACAGCCAATGCTAATAGTAAAGTGTTAAATGCTATATTTTGTGGTGTCTCACCTGATGAATTTCACAGGATCTCACATGTTACAATTGCCAAAGAGGCGTGGCAAATCTTGGAGACCACATATGAAGGCACCAAAAAGGTGAAGGACACCAAGTTACAAATGCTCACCACTCACTTCGAGGAATTAAAGATAAGCGAAGATGAGTCGTTCAACCCCTTTTATGGAAAGCTAAATGAAGTGGTgattggtaaatttaatttggGAGAAAAGACGGAGGACTCCAAGATTGTGAGGAAGATCCTACAATCATTGCCGGAGAGCTTCCGTGCTAAAGTTACTGCAATTGAAAAGAGTAAAGACCTTgatgaaatcaaaatttaa
- the LOC142618942 gene encoding cytokinin hydroxylase-like, with translation MGLLELAPGFNIAVLLAFFLFLITLRVLFSCWISPTLKYWKIRRNGFGGPTPSFPFGNIKDIVKMSGDSSLQSSNSPHDIHSNAFPYFAQWQKSYGKTFIYWLGTEPFLYIAEPEFLKKMSGSVMAKSWGKPTVFKNDRDPMFGNGLVMVEGDEWVRQRHVITPAFNPINLKVMASLMVESATNMLDNWTTFLNSGKLEIDAESEIIKTAGEIIAKTSFGVSYKTGQNVLEKLRALQVTLFKSNRFVGVPFSKFFCPKKTLEAKRLGKEIDQLFLSIINDRKKSIKGKTPQDLLGILLQGSPVDSRLGKTLSQQELVDECKTFFFGGHETTALAITWTLLLLAMNPEWQDQLRDEIREVVKDGEIDVNTLAGLKKMGWVLNEVLRLYPSAPNVQRQAREDIRVDDLTIPNGTNMWIDVVAMHHDPELWGEDVNEFKPERFKGDMYGGCKHKMGYLPFGFGGRMCVGRNLTFMEYKIVLTLILSRFSFTLSPTYTHSPAILLSLRPKYGLPLRFQPL, from the exons atgggGTTGCTTGAGCTGGCTCCAGGTTTTAACATAGCCGTGTTGTTGGCCTTTTTTCTCTTCCTGATCACCTTAAGAGTGTTATTTTCTTGCTGGATTTCACCAACTCTTAAGTATTGGAAAATTCGGAGAAATGGGTTTGGAGGACCAACTCCAAGTTTTCCTTTTGGTAACATTAAGGATATCGTTAAGATGTCCGGTGATTCTTCGTTGCAGTCTTCGAATTCTCCACATGATATACACTCAAATGCTTTTCCCTACTTTGCACAATGGCAAAAGAGTTATG GAAAAACGTTCATATACTGGCTGGGCACAGAGccatttttatatatagcaGAACCTGAGTTCCTAAAGAAAATGTCTGGATCGGTCATGGCAAAGAGTTGGGGAAAGCCAACCGTGTTCAAAAATGATAGAGATCCTATGTTTGGCAATGGTTTGGTCATGGTTGAAGGAGATGAGTGGGTTCGCCAGCGACATGTCATTACTCCTGCATTCAATCCAATCAACCTGaag GTTATGGCAAGCTTAATGGTGGAGTCAGCCACTAATATGCTAGATAATTGGACTACCTTCCTTAACTCAGGAAAGCTAGAGATTGATGCAGAGAGCGAAATTATAAAAACAGCTGGAGAGATCATTGCTAAGACAAGCTTTGGTGTAAGTTACAAAACTGGCCAGAATGTGTTAGAAAAACTAAGAGCCCTGCAAGTGACTCTCTTTAAGTCTAACCGCTTTGTGGGGGTCCCTTTTAGCAAATTCTTTTGCCCTAAGAAAACCCTAGAGGCCAAAAGACTTGGCAAGGAAATCGACCAACTCTttttatcaatcataaatgatCGAAAAAAATCGATTAAAGGTAAAACTCCACAAGACTTGCTAGGCATATTGCTTCAAGGGAGTCCTGTTGATAGCCGATTAGGAAAGACATTATCACAGCAGGAATTAGTGGATGAGTGCAAGACTTTCTTCTTTGGAGGCCATGAGACAACAGCATTGGCAATCACGTGGACACTGTTACTTTTGGCAATGAATCCAGAGTGGCAAGACCAGTTGAGAGATGAGATCAGAGAAGTTGTTAAAGATGGAGAGATTGATGTCAATACGCTTGCTGGACTAAAGAAg ATGGGATGGGTGTTAAATGAGGTTCTTCGACTTTACCCATCAGCACCAAACGTACAAAGGCAAGCGAGAGAAGACATTCGAGTGGATGACCTAACAATTCCTAATGGAACCAACATGTGGATTGACGTGGTGGCCATGCACCATGACCCGGAACTATGGGGTGAGGATGTGAATGAGTTCAAGCCAGAGAGGTTCAAGGGTGACATGTATGGAGGGTGCAAGCACAAGATGGGGTATCTGCCTTTTGGGTTTGGAGGAAGAATGTGTGTTGGTAGGAACTTGACGTTTATGGAGTACAAGATTGTCCTAACCCTAATTCTCTCTAGGTTTTCTTTTACCCTCTCCCCAACTTACACTCATTCTCCTGCTATTTTGCTCTCTCTAAGGCCTAAGTATGGACTGCCTCTCAGATTTCAACCCCTTTAG